In Euphorbia lathyris chromosome 2, ddEupLath1.1, whole genome shotgun sequence, the sequence CACAGGATGAGACTTGGTGATGGTTCAATGGCTGCAATGGATCTTAGAAACTCGGATCCTGATCCTGATCCCGATCCAAATCTAGCAGGAAGCCAGTCAGATGGAGGATTACCTGTTCGGGGTGTCTGGAAAAAAGGCGGTCAAAAACTCTTTTCATAGTCTCTTATTTTTTTGCTGGCTAAAGGTTTATGGGAAAGGGGAATCAAGTGGGGAAGTTACAGAGATCGCTTTGATTTGGTGACTTCACTTGTTTTGTCATGTTTAGAGCTCTTCCTagttctcttttttctttttctttttctttttttgctaAAGATAATTGTTACAGTGGGCTTGCTTGGACAGGGCTAGGCTAGCCCCTTGATACTTGATGACAAAGTGTTCATAAAAATTACTACGTAAATGTTTGTTGAAATGCTCCTGTGTACGATGCGTGGATACTACTTGAGAAAGAACACGCAGTTGTATTGAATGTATCACTTGTTTTTGGATGAAGCTAGTAAAGACATTTTGAGTAGCTCCTCTTACTAACATTTGCTATTAATCTTCAGAGCAATCTTTTTACCTCATTCAGCCTAGCAAATGGAAATGGCTCCATCACATATTTACTAATGTGGAAATCTCAAATTCACCTGTCACGAAGCAAAATATTTTGGTGAAACGATGCGAGAGTTTCAGCAGTGTCATCACATTATCCTCTTTATCAAATACCTGTAAACTTGATGTGTAAAGTTTCTCACTTTGTCATAGAAAATAAGTGATTCAGAACTAGTCTTGATTGCAGTAGATCAGTGAGATAGAACAGTATAATACAAACAGAAGAAAAAATAAGTTACAGTATTCGGATGATGTATAAAGGAGGGGCCTTTCTTACAGCATGAAAGAAGCCCTGATGTGTTCAAAGGGTGTACAAGATTTTATTTCAAAGGGCCTTTCTTAAACATAACAAGTATGAGCACAACCAAAGGTTTTCTCGCTGCTGTAGCACATGTACAGAAATCCATCCTCGTCCTTGAAGGATTCATAAAGAGAGCCCATCAGAGTACCTGCACATACATATTTACATTATTGCAAATTCTAGCACATCACACGCATTTTCTGAAACAATTTAAGATATTCAAGTTTTACCAGTTTGAGGCAAGGTATCCttcacaaaaacaaaaagagctTTCCCTGGTGTCAAATGAAGTCTCCTGTTCAGTACATGAATAAACTGCCCCACTGACATATCTCGAGGAACCAGATATCTATAATTGGAAAGCAACAACAAAGATATGTGTTCATTATCAGAAGAATCAGAATGGgaacaaaataaatataattctaaTGGAACTAAAGGTGGCAAAATTACACACAACCAGATTATACAACACGAAATTAACACGTAATTTTAGTATTTGAGTTTAGCTTAGCAGGTAATGTGTAATTTTTAGGTTGACATGAAACTGACACACGAATTTTTGGATTGGGTTAAGGTTGATATGCTAACCCAAAAACGACACAAAATGatacgaatatttaaaattattgttatattctcatgtatttatgtcattttattaataaaaatcataaaattataattattatttgcaAATATGATTCAAATCTCTTAATttattataaacacattacatgaccctctatCATGATATTAGCAGACTTTCGATGATTATTGTTAATATACTAATCTCGAAATgacataaagtatttaaaaaatagtatcctatcttattatatttttaaatattatcattaatataatgactaacaaaattacataaCTCAGAAAATACAATAACAGATTAACACGATAGTGACACGAAATTTTTTGGATttggtttgggtttactctttgtAAGACAAACTCGAAAATGACACAATAATTGTCCTGCAACATTCATAATTCTGCACCATACTAGTGACTTGAAGAAGCTGGTGTAATTATTTGATTGTTATTAGAAAcacattttaaacattttagacatGATTGAGTAATTGAtgttaaacatttttttttttttttgtgtgtgtgtgtggaTATTATGAATAAAACTGCACTTCAAAGAAAACGATTAGGGAAAATATGGATATTATCCTAAAATTAGCTGAAATTGGGTTAGAGATCACAAAGTAACAACTTACTTTTTCTTTTCCATTTGGGGGAGATCAGTTTTGCAATACCTCTCAGCAATTACCTGCAAAAATCAATTGATATCTTGTGATTAATACCAACATTATATGCTGAACTGAACCAGAATCTTCCAAACATTACAATTAAAAATTACAACCGTGAACTTACTGGGACTCTGTCGGGGTATTTGGCGATAATATCACGGGATTCTTCGAGTCTTTCCTCTGCAATTAGAGAGCGATTCATTCATGATGTTGAATCATAACCAAACAGATAAGAGAAGAGAAATTTGAATGGTAAAGCAGAactaataaagaaaaataaaaaatcaaaccgAAAGAGAACTCGTCCTTGAATGAGATGATCTTCGTCATTGTTTCAATCAGACAAACGCAGATATTGAATTTCTcgaagagaagagaaagaaaggaAACGGATACTGCACGGCAATGAACAACAACACTTGgtacaaataaataatataattaataattaaccGCTGAGtcatggggtaaattacacttatgGTCATTCATTTTATGTTCAATAACattatagccactgaactttaaaatattataaaattcactcaattttgatatttattaacataaagttattaaattttattgtttACTAGCATACCAATCAAGGAcaaattacaaatctagtcCAACTGAAGGGTCCATATATTTGATCCACTTTGCTTTTATCTCACCAAATTTGACATTTTCATCCTTTTTGGACAAATATAACTCTAGTTCCATtcgacttcttcttcttcttcttcaatttctgataccaatcgttagcgaCTTTTAAGATTATTGAGTATTCTAAGTTTTGGAAaggaaatacaaaaaaaaaatgaagctttcccgtagaaattgtatgtttttagcttatacgtctGTTTTTCTtgctggtcttgcctctttttTCCATCTATAACGGtattgtttcaatttcctcCATTTTCCCCTATTTTCTttcattgttgtcgcatttgtgatgaaatttgtcgcatttcctcacaaatgcgacaactgttgacaactattgtcgcatttgtgacgaattcgtcacaaatgcgatatCGTAGCAGTTCagttgttagattttttttttctttcacatTTTTTGAGCTTTCCATCCAATCCTCTTCCGCAAACACTAATTCTTCAATGGTTGAACGAAATATAAtctcttctctctataaaccaccgtTTTTTCTCTCTTCTACAAACATAATCtcttatttctctcttttaaaaCCACCGTCTTTTCTCTCTCAAGACtgaggaagaaggtgaattgaaataagggtattcttatccaaattggataaaagtgtctaatttggtgagatggaagcaaagtgggtcAAATATGTTAATAAACCCCTTCAAATGagctagattagtaattagtCCAAAAATCATTTAACTTTTAACTCTCTAATAGCAAGTAATCTTTTATTGTAGTATATATtcgaaataattttaattcttaaactttttggtttgaaatttattttagtATTGTTTGGTTAAATAATGATGTGAGAGAATTTTCAGGGTAGGTTTTTAGGTGACCTTATCAATTTAACATATATATCGCCTGAAATAAGATAGAGAAAAAGATCAAAGTAGGTGTCGGATACTAACAATCTCACTCTGATGTATAAATTAGCAGAGTTGAAGAGAACACAATGATGTAGTTAAAATTAGGATTTTATAGAGTATGTATGTGTACCCTTTAGTTACATAATAGACTTTTCTATTTATAGGATGTTAAGTGAAATCCCGGTAAGTTAATAATTTGGATGCCTTAATGAGGCTCATGATACGTATTAAGATATTAATGGGAATGCTTGATGCCAGGGTTAGTGAGCCTTGTTGGATTAAACCGCCATCCTGTGATTCGAGGCGCATGGATTGATGTATGTCCGGGCTCATAAATCTTCCTTTATTGGTTCACGTGGTTACGTCGGTTACATTAAAAACGTAACATTCTCATTGATCCACATGTCATCAGACATTATTTTGCATGTTATCAAGAGAGAAAGTGATCGTATAAAAAGAGAAAGCTTCGAAAATAACAATTTGAAAAAACGAAAAATATAGCTCCATAGTAAATGTGATtacaaataaatttaatttttaaatttgccATTACGATTATTTTGATGTCGTTTATTTCTATATAATGCCATAATGTGATTAAAAGGCAAAGTTAAATGACTTCTAATTTTGaagttaaataataataataataataataataataataataataataataataataaacatttAAAGTCTTTCTTCCAAGAAATTTTTTTAAAGTGTTTATTGATTTTTCTCTTATTAAATAGCATcacttaaaaatttaaataaaaagttcttctattaaattaaaatatttaatttaaatctaTGATttcaatattattaaataatatttttcaatttattacttatttttaatatttataaaaaaattacatcatttaacACTTTTCAGTATAATAATATTCaatatctaaaatttaaaactttctttttaaaaactttacttttaatattaatcaaataataataaacattttcaatattaataatattaaacacttaaaattcaatatttattttgtttccaACAAatctttaattatttattttgttttagttttaaGACTTTAGAACAACTCTAATGATATGATTGGGGAACCAATTTGTAATTTACTACACCTCAACTAGAATTGTTGAAATTACTATAGCCATCTTTAAGAGATTCATTCAAAACAATGAGTCTTCTGAAAGAAATACGTGCAATGCAAGTGGAACACGCAACGAGCGTAGTTGTCAAGCATGCATGAAGCGCATTCGACACTAAAAAAACGAACATTTGTGATTATTTAGCGGCCCTCTCGTCTGATTATTATCTCCAATGCTTAAAATGATAAAAGGCcgtataatatataataagtaTATGGAATTTTATATGGATTAGTTACATGAATtcataattaactacaaaattatattataattaaatcagattttcaaagtttgttgttatattttatatataacaaatacCGTAATTATGCTTTCTCCCAAGGATGCCCTTAGGCCTATTAGTTTTCGTTCTAGCCCATTGATTGTCGTTTCTTCCTCGTCGAAAACCAGCCCATCAAATGATGTTTAATTGAATCGAATGAACTTTTCTTCGTTGAAGTAGAAGACGATAGTGACACACAAGAGCAGCAGCATGGCGGAGCAGCAGCAGAATATGCGGCGGCTACAAAGTGGGCAGTATCTCGGCGAAATTTCCGCTCTTTGTTTTCTTCACTTTCCCTCTCACCTTTCTTCGCTTCCTTATCTCCTTGCCGGTACGCTCTTCTCTTCCCCTCCCCAACTCTAAGCTATTTCCTGACACTTGATTGAATAAGCTGAAATGGGAATTACTGTTCCAGCTTATTTCATATATTCCAATGTTATGACATGCATTCTTCGTTTCAATCAGGCACGGGTTCGCAAATGCTGCTTTATAATTTAGAAACAGCAAAGATAATAGAATCGTTTCAAGTATTTGAAGGGATTCGTGTTCATGGAATCACTTCTGGATTCGTTGATTCTCCACAACCTCAAGGATCATCTTCTACTAAAATTTCTTTCGAACTTGCTGTCTTTGGTGAAAAGAGAGTGAAACTGTTTAACTTACAAATTGAGATAAGATTGAAGTCAAAAAATCAAGTAGAAGTTTGTCCACATTTAGCTTTAATTCATTCCTTGCCAAGGTTTAGCCATTGGGTCTTGGATGTTTCATTCTTGAAGGTAAAAGTTCTTATATGTCATCTCCCAAATAGTATTCTTACTTCATGTCTGAAACCTGTTGCCTTTCTTCTTTAATTGGTAGGAGAAACATTCAACCTCTTCACACGAGGAGGAAAGCCATTGCCTTGCCATCGGATGTAGTAATAACTCCGTTAGTATCTGGAATATCTCAAACTCCAGTTTAATTCTTGAAGTCCAATCTCCAGGTGACTTTTGCATAATATAGTTATGGCTTATCCTTTTTGCtggttttgttttttatatGTTCGATCATTTTCTATAACTGTAGAAAGGTGCCTTTTGTATTCCATGCGGCTGTGGGGTGACAATCTTGAAGGTCTACAAATTGCTTCTGGTACCATATACAATCAGGTGGCTAATCTTTCCTTATTCTAAATAGCTTTCAGCTCCATTAAATGATACTACTAGCATTCTCATTCTGCAATGTTGGATTGAAATTGTAATGTAGCGTCCAATTGAATTATTGATTACAAataacatgattttttttactgGTTAGGACAGATCATTATCTGGAAAATCGTCCCTCAGCACAGAACTTCCACAAGTTCCTTGGAAGAAGATGACGTGCACTGTAACTATTTGTGCCCCAATTCTTTCCCGCTGCATGAAGCTGTGCATTTAAGTAGACTTATCGGACATGAAGGTTCAATATTTCGCATTTTATGGTCCCCTGATGGATCCAAACTGGTTTCAGTCTCAGATGATCGCAGGTTCAGAAGCTCTCTGACCTTTATTTCCTTAATATTTCATTTTCTGAGAAGTGACTGGATGAGATAATACATGTCACTCATTTGTGCAGTGCTCGCATCTGGGTAGTTGAGGCTGAACAGAGTGATTCACCTAATGGAGAGGGCTCTGTGCTATTTGGTCATGCTGCTAGAGTTTGGGACTGCTGTATGTTTGGTTCGGTAAGTTTGGTGAATTCTTTGTTCACCTTTAATTGAGTTATAATCTTCCTAATTATGTGTGAAAATGATATGATGGACTTTGATTTATGGTCGTTGCATGAAAGTATCATCAATAGTGGATTTCTAGAAACATTCTTCTTTTCTGTAGTCAAGTTATTCATATATGCCGAAAGCTTTTAATTGATGTGTTTTATTAATTGGaattctctttttttcttaCTTAATCATTTGTATCTTATAGTTAGCATTATTCAGCCTGATCACGCTTCTTGTCTTGGTGGTACCTGATTGTAAATTTTCTAAGTCTGCTCGGTTTGTGATGTTATCCTGCTCGAATTTGGTAACTCTTAAAAAGTGAGACTAATTGCCCATGACAGACATTAATTGAATGAATTTCGGCTTTATTTTTACATCAATTCACATGTTTGCAAGTAAGAACTGATGCTATCGTTGAACAATGGATTATTATGAATTTGGAATGGCTCTTCCTTCTTTATTTATATGAAATATAGTTAATATTGTGTTGTTTTGATACAAGCTTCAAGTTTATGTACAATCTTAGCTAGCAGGTTGAGCTTCAACTTAGATTGTTTGCATGTTTACTGTATGAGGGGCCCTCCTTTTGTCATTTGTAACTATTTGATTCGCAAGCACTTGTTTCAAGTTCACAGTATTGCAAGTTATATTGGCACAGTTTGGCATATTGTACTGTGCCACGTCTTTATATAAAACCTTTACTAGATAATGAAGGATTAATAACGAATCACTACTCTTTTTGTTGAGTGCTTCAAATATTCtattggttcttccttttcttcttcctcctctctaaACATAAGCTCTCTAATTTTGGATATGACTCTTTCTTCGGTGATTACTATTAGTTAATCATGACTGCTGGAGAGGATTGCACATGCCGAGTATGGGGATTGGATGGTAAACAGCTCAAGATGATCAAGGAACATATGTAAGTTGCAATTAGGTTCTCTCATATTTCTTATATAAAATCACTTGAATCTTGATGCATACCTTCGAATTCTTTGGCATATATCTGGAAATAGAGTactattaattgtaattatgaAATATGGAAGTTGTTCCTATAATCATCTAAATTTTTTTCAAGTCATATCCAACTAGTAATTCTCATTAATCTCGAAGAAAGTTTTTACTTTGTATTATTTCTGTTCGCAAGGCATTTGATTTATATCAATATTGGAATTTTCCTAGGAATCTGTTGCTCATGGATGAGAACTATAAAAACTGCATCacttttaccttttaaatttttCCGCTCATTATAAATAGACAATGAACAGGAGTTGAACCTATTTTTACGTTTGGATTCCATGATACTTCCACTTGCTTTCTTTGTTACATAAACCAGCTCTGATATTTTCTTTTCCTTGCTGAGTGTTAAAGCATTGTTATGTCACCAGTAATTTGTTCAGTGCCAGAATGTTTTGCAATCTAGGTAGGTAGTATTATTAAAATTTGCAGGCTAATCATGAACATGAATTATTGTCTATCCACGCATTCAATATTATATctcaatataatttaaaattcaatttaaatGGATAAATATGGTTATATGTGCAGAGGGCGAGGTGTATGGAGATGTTTGTATGATCCAAACTCTTCTCTTCTCATTACTGCTGGATTTGACTCTGCGATCAAAGTGCATCAActgcctgcttcttttctgcAGAACTTGGAAGGACAAAATGAATCAAATCAGTTCATTGACAGAACAGAGATAATTACTAGTCGGATCCCAAATTCATCAGAGGATTCTGGTCTCATGGACAGGTAATACCCTGTACTATTGGAACATTCTCAAGAAAGACTTCCTAATTTTGTTGAGTGCAGCTCATATTCTTAGATAGTAATACAGACATACAGTTCACTAAAATCTATTGCTTAAGGGTGGAGTTTTTGAATAGGGACAGCCCTTCCCCTCCATTCACAACGCCCTTACTGTACAGTACAACTTTGACTGTCCAGAGTAGTTAGGTTTATAAGGTCaaataatttgttttatttttttaatcatgtCATCATTGTATAAGAAATGACCCTAACTACTGTAGCATACTATAATTGGAAGACCTGTCTAACCATGTTAAGTGTTTTGTTCTTCTCTGTCGTCTTCATTTCTATCTTACTACTTTCACTTATACTTGTACAAAGACAAAAGATAATTTCTTTTTGTCAGCACAATAACATTATAAGcttataaaaaaaagtgataCAACTATCTGGTTGATGGCAACAGCCAACAGGGATCTTTCTAGATAATGCTTTATTAAGCACACCATCCTTCGGTGATGAGATGGTCACAGGAAAAAAACGTTTTCACCCATTGAGAAAGATGTGCACTGATATTTCAAGTCGTTGGtgtttttaaagtgaaaagcgTCTGATTGTTGTTAACATTTTTAGATGTTGTTATAGACCATGGAAATAGAGAGAAAtccatggg encodes:
- the LOC136217185 gene encoding autophagy-related protein 8i-like — encoded protein: MTKIISFKDEFSFEERLEESRDIIAKYPDRVPVIAERYCKTDLPQMEKKKYLVPRDMSVGQFIHVLNRRLHLTPGKALFVFVKDTLPQTGTLMGSLYESFKDEDGFLYMCYSSEKTFGCAHTCYV